The following DNA comes from Dehalococcoidia bacterium.
CCCTCTTTGCGGGCAGGCTCCACGGCCAGATGAAGGGCATACAGGGCGTTGCCTTTATCAAAAATGGGGGTGCGGGGGGTATTCAGGTATTTGGGTTCGGAGCCGTCCAGGCTTCGGCCACCAAAGCCGATCAGCCGTCCCTGGCGGTCGGCAATGGGGAAGAGCAAGCGCCCCACAAACAGGTCGCGGGTGTAGCCATCGTCCCGGCGGATAAGCAAACCCGCCTGCTCCAGCAGGTCTTCAGGGTAGCCCTTCTGCACAAGATGGCGTTTGAGGGCATCGCCCGTAGAGGGGGCAACCCCCACTTGGAAGCGTGCGATGGTGTCGGGCTGAACGCCCCGGCGTCGCAGGTAATCGCGCGCCGGCCCCGCCTCCACACTGGAGAGCAAATAGTGGTGATAGAACTGGCAAGCCTCAGCGTTGACCTGATAAAGGGGGGCGTGGGCCGAGGGCGGCAGCCCCCCTCGGGGAGGGATGGGCAACCCTGCCCGCTGGGCCAGCAAACGCAGCGCCTCCCCGAAGGAGATGCGCTCCATACGCATGACGAAGGAGAACACATCCCCCCCCTGAGCACACGCCCCGAAGCACCGCCAGGTCTGCCTGTCGGGGAACACGAAGAAGGAGGGCGTCCGCTCGGCGTGAAAAGGGCACAGGGCCTTATAGTTCTTGCCGGCCCTCTGCAAAGGGATGTAGGAGGAAATAACCTGCACGATGTCCAGGCGCTGGCGCAAATCGTCCAGAAAGGCCATGCCCCTCCCCTGTCGTCTACAACCGCATCCAACGTATGCCTTCCCCTATGCCCGGGCGTAGGCGCTCAGCCATCATAATAGCGAACTGGTCGGTCATACCTGCCACGTAGTCTGCGGCGCGTCGTTCTGGGGGATCACGGGGGGCACCGTCTTGAGGAAGCAGCTCGGGATGCCGTGCATAGTGATGGAACAGGAGGGCGACTATGTCCCGCGCCCGTTGGCTTTCCGGGGTGCGCCCCAAAGGAAGGTAGACGCGTTCAAACATGAACTCCCGCAGGGCAACAACTGCCCGGTGCATCTGGGGGGGCAGAGTAATCCGGGGGGACACTCCAGGGGGCAAAGGTATCTCGCCCGTTGCGCTCCATGAGGCCTCCACCACAGCCCCAATGAGGCGTTCGGTGCGTTGAGTGGGGTCGAGGCCCACTTGGGCGAGAGGTTCCGGGGGGATGTCCTCCAGGCGGAGCACGCCGGCTCGCAAGGCATCCCGCAGGTCGTGGTGAAGGTACGCCAAAGCGTCGGCCAGGCGGACAATCTGGGCCTCCAGGGTGAGGCCTGGGGCAATCTCCGTGAGGAAGTCGCCCCGGGGTTTGGAGTGGTGGGCGATGCCCTCCCGCACGGGACGGGTCAAGTTGAGGCCCTGCCCCTGGCGTTCTAAGTGCTCCACGATGCGTAGGCTCTGCTCGGCGTGACGGAACCCCCCGGGCAAGAGGCTATTCAGAACCTCCTCCCCCACATGGCCGAAGGGGGTGTGGCCCAGATCATGGGCAAGGGCGATGGCCTCCACAAGGTCCTCGTTCAGCCTGAGCGCGCGGGCGATGGCCCTCCCCATTTGGGACACCTCTAAGGTGTGGGTGAGGCGGGTCATGTAGTGATCTCCTATAGGGGCCAAAAATACCTGGGTCTTGTGCTTCAGACGGCGGAAGGCGTTGGTCTGAACGATGCGTTCACGGTCGCGCTGAAACTCGGTGCCCCAGGGGGGAGGAGGCTCGGGGCGGTCCCGCAGGGCTGCAGCGCTCCGACAGGCATACGGGGACAATCCCTCTTCTCGGGCTATCAGGTGGCGGCGCACACGCTCTTGGATATCCACAAGGCTATTGTAGCGTAGTGGGGGGCGAAGGGTCATGTGCGACACTCTGGTGCCTGGAGTCGCAGGAGTCTGCGATAAACGCAAAGGTCATCCGCATAGCGGTGCGCCCGCGCTACGCCCAGTGGGCACAGGGGGCGGAGCGCTGTGGCAAAGATGCCTCGGCAGGGGTGGCAGGCCTTTACCGCCCCCAAGACATTCAGGGGGTGCCGGGGGAGGTGCTGGCGGCGGCCGGCTGTGGCAATCCGACTACCAGCGGGGCATTGCACCGGGGGAGGTGGTGCTGGACTTGAGGAGCGGGGGTGGGATGGATTGCTTCCTGGTCGCCTGGCCGGTAGGGAAGGCAGGGCGGGTTGTGGGGGTGGACATGACGTCGGAGATGGTGGCCCTGGCGGAGCGCAACCGCAAACGCCTGGGGGTTGCGCATGTGGGTTTTGTGCGGGGGATTGTGGAGGCCCTCCCCCTGGCCTCGACCTCGGTGGATGTGGTCATCTCCAACTGCGTCATCAACCTGTGTCCCGACAAGGGGGCGGTGTTCCGCGCCGTAGCCCGCGATCTCCTGCCAGGGGGGAGGGTCTATAACGCCGACAGGGTGACACGCTGGGCCCCGCCCCGGCGATGCGGCGGGATATGACCGCATGGCGTGCTTGCATCGCCGGGGCAGAGCCTATGAAGGGTTACCTCACCCTGATAGAGGGAGCGGGCCTGCATATTGTGCACGCCCGTCCCCGGAGAACCGCGGGCGCCGCGTGTGCCAGCTTTGAGGAGGCCCCGTGTTCAGCCTGGGGTGGAGGCCCGCAAGGGGGGGCCTAGCGGGTAGCCGAGGGCACGGGGGTCTCCAGGGCATCCAGACCCCTGCGGACGGAGTTCAAAGCCCCGGAGAGGCTCTCCTCAAGGCGGTAGAGAACCTCCTGGGCGTAGCGGCTGGCCTCGGTCATACGTTGTTCGGCGGTGGCCTGAGTATCGGCGAGGATGCGCTGGGCCTTGCGCTGGGCCTCGGCCACAAGCATATCGGCCCGCTGTTTGGCCTCGGCCAATATCTCCTCGGCCTTTGCCTGGGCCTGCTTCACAATTTCGCTCTGCTCCAAACGGGCGCTGGCCTCCCGTTCGGCGTCGGCCTTGATTTTACGCGCCTCCAAAAGGGCGGCGTTGACCACCCCTTCCCGCCGGGCCAGGATCTCCTGGGCCTCCTGCACATCGCGGGGCACGGCTAGGCGCAGGTGGTCCACCAGTTCCAGCACCCGCTCAGTGTCCACGATGACCTTCTTCGTGGCGGGGACACGGGGGCTGGAAGTGATCAGGGTCTCCAGGCGGTCTATCAGGCTCAGGATTTCCATATCTCCTCCTTTCATCGCTGGCTGTTGCACAGCCCCTCTGCGGCCGCTTGTCGCGGCCGAACTTTCCCGACTGTGGCAAGGGCGTGGGAGGGAAGGCTCAGGCCCGTTTCGCGATGCGCTCCCGTAAAGCCCGCTCCACATGGGGAGGCACCAAGCTACTGATGTCTCCGCCGAGGGACGCTACCTCCTTGACGCGACTTGCGCTCAAAAACTGCCATTCCAGGGCGCTCATGAGATAGACGGCCTCGATCTCGGGAGCCAGTTTTTTGTTCATGAGGGCCATCTCGAACTCGTATTCAAAGTCTGACCCTGCCCGTAGGCCCCGCACCAGCACGGGTGTGCCCATGCGCCGGGCGCAGTCCACCACCAAGCCGCGGAAGGAGATGACCCGCACTGTGGGCATCTCGGCCACGGCGGTGCGCATCATGGCGACCCGCTCCTCGGTGGAAAAGAGCAGGGTTTTGGGAGGAGTATCGTAGACAGCCACAATGACCTCCTCAAACAAGCGGGCGGCGCGGGCGATGATATCCAAATGGCCATTGGTTACGGGGTCAAAGGTGCCAGGGTACAGGGCTTTGACCATACCTTACTCTCCCCGCGTGTATAGTGAAAGCATTGTATCGCCATAACGGCGCTGTTTCCAGACCCTAAAGGCCCCGAACTGCGTGGGGAGGGGGCGGTGTTTACTGTGTTCCACCACCACCAGGGTAGTATGCCCTACCACAGGGGAGGCGACTAGGGCCTCCAAAAAGGTCTCCAACGAGGGGTAATCATACGGGGGGTCAAGGAGCACCAGATCATACGGGCCGGGGAGAAGGTGCAGGGCCTGCTCCACCCGTAAGGTATAGACGCGGGTCCGCTCCTGCAAGTGGAGACGGGCGAGGCGCTGGCGCAAAGCGGCAGCCAGACGGGGATTGACCTCCACGAAGTGGGCTGAAGACGCTCCGCGCCGCAGGGCTTCTATGCCCAGGGAGCCCGTCCCGGCAAAAAGATCCAGAACACGGGCCTCGTGCACCCGCTCCCCCACAAGAGAGAACAGGGCCTGAACGACCCGGCCTGTCGTAGGACGGAGCCCACCACCGCGCAGGCGGCGCGGAGCGTGATCTTCAGCCACCAGCACCCATCTGCTCCCGGAAGGGCCCTTGGGGCGGGCCCTCCCTACCTTCCGACCCCACAGGGGGTGAACACATCGCCTCTAGACTAGGGCAAGGGCTAGATTTTTGTAAAGGCCTTTTCCCAACTTTTTTGTGGGAGTTAGCCACCCCTTATATACGCCCAATTGCCCCCAAAAGTGCCCCCATGGGCGGGACAAGCGGAAGGAGGATCGGTGATGCCCGAGTCCGGTATAGGCGCTAGACCCGTTTGGCCTGGTTCTCGGCCAGCAGCAAAGCCAGGTGCACCAGGGTGCGCACCCCGAAGCCCGTGCCTCCCTTGACATAATATCCGCTGTCCTTATCGGAGAGGAAGGTGCCGGCGATGTCCAGGTGCACCCAGGGTGTATCCTCCACGAACTCGCGGATGAAGTAGGCTCCCACAATGGAGCCTGCTCCCCGGCCACTGCTCACATTGCGGATGTCGGCCACGTCGCTGCGGATGAGGTCGCGATACTCGGTGTCCATCGGCATCTGCCACAGGCGTTCGCCACTGCGCTCGCTGGCCTTGAACACCATGTCAGCCCAGGCCTGATTGTTGGTGAACAGACCTGCCCGCAGGTTGCCCAAAGCCACCACGATGGCACCGGTGAGGGTGGCCAGGTCCACCAGGCGCTTCAGCCCCAAACGCTGGCGCGCATAGCACACGGCGTCGGCCAACACCAGACGCCCTTCGGCATCGGTGTTGATAATCTCTATCGACTTGCCGTTCATAGCCTTGACCACATCACCGGGTTTGGTGGCGCCTCCGCCGGGCATGTTCTCTGTGGCGGGCACGATGGCCGTAACATTGATGGGTACCTTCAAGGCGGCGATGGCTTTGACAGCACACAGCACTGCCGCCCCGCCGGCCATATCACCCTTCATCTCCTCCATGCGTTCAGCGGGTTTGAGGGAGATGCCGCCGGAGTCGAAGGTAATCCCCTTGCCCAAAAGGCCCAGGTTGTTGTCGGGGTGGGCAGGGTCGCCCTGGTAGGAGAGGATGATGAACTTGGGGGGCTGATGGCTCCCCCGAGCCACGGCCAAAAAGGATCCCATCCCCAAAGCCTCACACTGCTCCCTGTCCAGCACCTCTATTGTGAGGCCGTGCTGGGTGGCGATAGATCGGGCCACTTCAGCCAGGCGAGTGGGGGTCAAGTGATTGGCGGGCTCGTTCACCAGATCCCGGCATAGGGCCGTGGCCTCCGCCAAAACCTTGCCTAGTTCCACACCCTCTTGCACGGCAGGAATCTTGTCGGGGCTGGATTCCACGATGTCCAAGGACTGCAGTGTGGTCTCGTCCTTTGGCGGCGCTTTGAGGCGTGTGAAGGTGTAAGTGCCCAGCAAGGCCCCTTCGGTGAGGGCGGTGGCAGCGTCCTTGGAGGACAGCCCCCCAATACCCGCCCCGTGCACGACCGTCGCAGCGCGCCGCACCCCTTTTTCCTTCAGGAAACGGCACGCCTCGGCCGAGACCTGGCGGACCGTGTCCAGGGTGAACTCCTGCTGTTTGCCCAAGCCCACCACCAGCACCCGCTTGGCGGGGATGCGCCCGAAGGTGTGGACGAGGGTCATTTGGCCTTTCTTGCCTTTACACTCCCCCTCACTAATAAGGGTGGAGATAAGCCCTCCCAGGGCTTTGTCCACAGCACCCGTTGCGCCACTGGGCTGGGTTACCCCCTCAAAGAGGTTCACCACAATGGCGTCGGTAGCCTGCTGGGTAATGTCACCGCGCACGACACGAATGTCCATGTCTCCTCCCTAGTTCTCCTAGCGGATGCGGGATAAACGGCGCACCAGGCGAACAATTTTCTCCAGGGCAGGGGTAATATCACGAGAGGTGTCGACTGCTATATAAGGACGGCGCGGGCGTTCGGCGCTGGCCCGCATGCGCTGGTAGACCTCCCAGGTGGCGTCGGAGAGGTCGGTGGCGTCTTCCCGCCGTGCGCGACGCTCCAGGCGTTGACGCACCACCTCCTCCGGAGCCTCCACCCAGACCAGAATGAGGGGCACCCGTTGCCGTTCGGCGATGGCATAAAGGGGCTCGCGGTGCACCTCCTGCAGGTTGGTGGCGTCCAGAAGCACGGGGATGCCCTTTTGCAAACAGTCCTCAATAAGGGAATGGATGGCACGAAACAGGCGAGCACTTTCTTGAGGGGAGTGGGTCGGCGTGGGGAAGAGGGCCTTGCGCAGGGCATCGCTTTCCAGCAAGAGAACGGGGATGCGCTGGGCCAGCAAGCGACTGAAGGTGGACTTGCCCGAGCCGGGAAGACCACTGATGACGATCAGGTAGGGGTAGGCCAGGGGCATGGGGGCGGGGGGCAGACTGGCCCGTAGGATGTCCAGGTCTTCCGAAGGGAGAGTCGCCCTGACCATCTCAGAAGATATCATAGCAGGTCTTGCGGTGGGGCAAAACAGGTTGCGTGCGTTACCTATCGTGTGAGTCCTCTTGAGGAATATCGTCCTTATAGAAGGCGACCCCCAACAGCCCCGGCCCAGTGTGGGCACCGATAACTGGGGTGAACACGGTTACCAGCACCTGGCGGCAGAGGAAATGGTTTTCAATGCGCTGGCGCAACGTATGGGCCTCGTCAGGGGCGTTGGCGTGCATAATGTTCACGCGGAGGGGGCCTCTGCCCACCCTCTCCTCTATCAGGGTCAAGATGCGCTCCACCGCTCGGGCTTTCGTGCGGGGGCGATCCACCAGATGCACCTCCCCGTGGCGGATGTCCAGGATGGGTTTAATGGAAAGGAGATGAGTGGCCCACAGGGCGACTTTGGGGATACGCCCCCCCTTCCAGAGGTAATAGAGGGTCTCCAGAACGCCGAGGAAGTGCACCCGTTGGATGATCATCTGGGCTCTTGCGGCCACCTCCTCCAGGGATGCCCCACACCACGCTCGCTCGGCCGCCGCCAGGGCGACCAGGGCTTCACCCCCACCGGCCGTCTGGGTGTCCAGCACCTGAATGCGCAGGTGGGGAAAGGACTCCTTTGCCAAGTCGGCCGCTGCCAAAGCGGTGTAGTAGGTGGCGCTTAAACGGGAGGCCAGGGTCAGGCAGAGCACTGCCGGGGCGCGCTGAGCTGCTTGGCGAAAGGCCTCCAGGAAGGCCTCGGGGCGGGGGGCAGAGGTCTTAGGGGGTTCGGCCAGGGTCGGCATCATGCGATAGAGGTTTTCCGCCGAAATGTCTACTCCATCCCGGTAGACACGCCCGTTGATGGTCAACTCCAAGGGAACGGTCAGGATGCCCCAACGCTCCAGGAGGTCCTGGGGTAGGGAGACGGTGCTGTCGGCCACTACGACGACCTGAGGTGTGCCAGGCATGCGTACTCCTCTAAAACCCCCACCGCACAGAGAGGGCACAGGGATGTGCACACCTGCGGGGATTGCCTTGCCCAGGTGCGAGGGGCAAGCCCGAGGCTGCGGCGGGATACGCCACTGGGCGGAACCCTCTAGGCAGGGCGATGGCGCTCTTCACGGTTACGCCGCCACTCCAGCCAAGGTGGAAGGATAAGAACCAGAACTGCCAGCGCAAGAGCCAACATCCCGGGGGCGGAGAGCACGTGGGTGGAGTAACTGGTGGCGACAAAGATGGCCAAGAAAGGAAGACCTAGGGCGATGACCCCAATTTTTGCCTGGCGCTGGCCCAGGCGATACACCGTTGTGGTAAGGCCGGCGACCCCCAGGAACACCAGGGCTGTGGGGCCGTTAGACCAGCGCAGAGGGGTGGGGTCGTAGGCGAAAGGCCCCCCGTGTTCCTGGAGGAAAACCCCCCACGCGGCCAGGAAGGGGAAGGGGAGTAGGGCTAGGGTGAGGTACAGCCAGTCCCGGGCCAGTAGACGCCGGATAAGGTGGGCCAAAAACCAAATAATGCCCGGCAGGAAAGCTGCCGATGCCCAAAAAGTTGGACGGCCCCATGGGGCTACGCGCCCCTGGAAGGCCTCGATCATCCCCCCTGCTAGCGCCAAGGTCGCCGCCAGGCCCGCTGCCAAGGGTATGGCGAGGGCGTATCCAATCCAGGGATACACCCATTCAGGTTGGCCTCTGCGCCAGGCCAGCATACTGATGATGGTGGCTCCACCCACAAGCGCCGCCACCACCCCTGGGGACGTCCAAGCGTGGGTCAAAAAGACGAGGCTGGCCACCACGTGGGGTAGGGCGGCGAGGGCAGTGGTCGGCCAAGGCGCACGGGCGTGAACGGCGTAGAACTCTTTGGCTAAAAGGTTGGTATGGCCAAGTTCGTCCAACGCGCGGCGCACCGCCTGTTCCCTGGGGAGGCCTTTTTCCATCCACTCGGCGGTGCGGTCCTCCAAGTGGGCCTCCAGTTCGCGGAGGATGTCTTGGGCCTTGCCCGGAGCCAGGCGCAAACGCTTGCGCAGGTCTTGCAGATAGGCGCGCGCCTCGGGCAGCATCTCCCCTCCCGGTTAGGCCTGCTCGGGCAAAATCACCAAAGAGACGGCACGGGCAAAGGCGTGCCACTCCTGTTGGAGGGTCTGCAGGTGCTTACGCCCCTTATCGGTGATATGGTAGTAGCGGCGCATCTGGCCGGTGGGGGAGGGTTCCCAGCGCCCCTCTATGAGCCCTGCCCGCTCCATGCGGTGCAGGGCGGGGTACAAAGTCCCCTCGCGGAAGGAGAAGTAGCCGTGGCTGCGCTGCTCCATCTCCTTGACGATCTGATAGCCGTATTTAGGACCACTTGCTAACAGCGAGAGGAGCAGGGTTTCGGTGCTCCCCTTAAGCAGTTCTCGTCGGGACACGCTCTCCTCCTCACGCTCGTGCACCTAGTCCAGGCTCTACCTCGCCATATTATGCCCTGTGTAATGCGATGTAGTCAAGGCGGGGCTCATCGCCCCTGCGCTGATCGGGAAACAATCACCCTATATCATTGACCTTGACATCACCCGTATCAAATGCTAATTTTGAGGGTGCAGGCTCTGTTAGGGCCTGGGAGACCATGTGTCGGGAGGCGAGGGTGCAGGATCCCATACTCCATCGGCTGGGCGTGCGCCGTCCTTCCGAGGCATCCTTCCAGCAAGGGGTGTATGTGATGCGGGTGGCTGCCCAACTTTTGGACATGCACCCCCAGACCCTGCGCAAATATGAACGGCTGGGGCTGGTGCGCCCAGTGCGCACCGGGAGTAATCAGCGCCTCTATTCCGAGGCCGATATCCTGCGTCTACGTCTCATCAAACACCTGGTCGACGAGGTGGGTGTCAATCTGGCAGGGGTGGAACTGGCTCTGAACCTGCTCCAGAACCTCACCGTTCTGCGAGAACACCTCTTATCCCTGGAGGCCCAGGAGACGCGCCAGCACCTTCTGCAGTTGCTGGACGCCTGCCTACAGCAACTGGCCCCCTATTCCTTTTACTCCCAAAAGTCCCAGGAGGAGGTATGACCACCCTCAATCAACAGCCCGGTCCCGAGTCCCATCCCGCCGGGCTTCCCCCCGGACCCCAGGCGAGTGAGGTGGACCGCCTCCGAGCCGACCTGGAGGAGGCCCAACGGGAGCGCGCCCAGTTCAAGGCCCTCCTTCAGCGGGTGCAAGCTGACTTCAGTAACTACCGTAAACAGGTGGAGCAGGAGCGGGAGGCTTTCCAGCGGCAGGCTGCTAGCGCCTTGCTCCTGCGCCTGCTCCCTGCCTTGGACGACCTGATGCTGGCCGTGGACGGTCTACCCCAGGATGCCACCAGCCCCTGGGCGGAAGGGGTGCGCTTGGCTGTCCGCAAACTGTTGGCCACCCTGGCCCAGGCCGGCTTGGAGCCCCTGGAGCCGGTGGGCAAGCCCTTTGACCCCTGGGAACATGAGGCCGTGGGGCAGGAGACCAGCGAGACCCTGCCTCCCGGGAGTGTCCTCAAGGTG
Coding sequences within:
- a CDS encoding permease prefix domain 1-containing protein; the encoded protein is MLPEARAYLQDLRKRLRLAPGKAQDILRELEAHLEDRTAEWMEKGLPREQAVRRALDELGHTNLLAKEFYAVHARAPWPTTALAALPHVVASLVFLTHAWTSPGVVAALVGGATIISMLAWRRGQPEWVYPWIGYALAIPLAAGLAATLALAGGMIEAFQGRVAPWGRPTFWASAAFLPGIIWFLAHLIRRLLARDWLYLTLALLPFPFLAAWGVFLQEHGGPFAYDPTPLRWSNGPTALVFLGVAGLTTTVYRLGQRQAKIGVIALGLPFLAIFVATSYSTHVLSAPGMLALALAVLVLILPPWLEWRRNREERHRPA
- a CDS encoding DegV family protein encodes the protein MPGTPQVVVVADSTVSLPQDLLERWGILTVPLELTINGRVYRDGVDISAENLYRMMPTLAEPPKTSAPRPEAFLEAFRQAAQRAPAVLCLTLASRLSATYYTALAAADLAKESFPHLRIQVLDTQTAGGGEALVALAAAERAWCGASLEEVAARAQMIIQRVHFLGVLETLYYLWKGGRIPKVALWATHLLSIKPILDIRHGEVHLVDRPRTKARAVERILTLIEERVGRGPLRVNIMHANAPDEAHTLRQRIENHFLCRQVLVTVFTPVIGAHTGPGLLGVAFYKDDIPQEDSHDR
- a CDS encoding methyltransferase domain-containing protein, translating into MDCFLVAWPVGKAGRVVGVDMTSEMVALAERNRKRLGVAHVGFVRGIVEALPLASTSVDVVISNCVINLCPDKGAVFRAVARDLLPGGRVYNADRVTRWAPPRRCGGI
- a CDS encoding helix-turn-helix transcriptional regulator encodes the protein MSRRELLKGSTETLLLSLLASGPKYGYQIVKEMEQRSHGYFSFREGTLYPALHRMERAGLIEGRWEPSPTGQMRRYYHITDKGRKHLQTLQQEWHAFARAVSLVILPEQA
- a CDS encoding leucyl aminopeptidase, whose amino-acid sequence is MDIRVVRGDITQQATDAIVVNLFEGVTQPSGATGAVDKALGGLISTLISEGECKGKKGQMTLVHTFGRIPAKRVLVVGLGKQQEFTLDTVRQVSAEACRFLKEKGVRRAATVVHGAGIGGLSSKDAATALTEGALLGTYTFTRLKAPPKDETTLQSLDIVESSPDKIPAVQEGVELGKVLAEATALCRDLVNEPANHLTPTRLAEVARSIATQHGLTIEVLDREQCEALGMGSFLAVARGSHQPPKFIILSYQGDPAHPDNNLGLLGKGITFDSGGISLKPAERMEEMKGDMAGGAAVLCAVKAIAALKVPINVTAIVPATENMPGGGATKPGDVVKAMNGKSIEIINTDAEGRLVLADAVCYARQRLGLKRLVDLATLTGAIVVALGNLRAGLFTNNQAWADMVFKASERSGERLWQMPMDTEYRDLIRSDVADIRNVSSGRGAGSIVGAYFIREFVEDTPWVHLDIAGTFLSDKDSGYYVKGGTGFGVRTLVHLALLLAENQAKRV
- the rsmD gene encoding 16S rRNA (guanine(966)-N(2))-methyltransferase RsmD — encoded protein: MLVAEDHAPRRLRGGGLRPTTGRVVQALFSLVGERVHEARVLDLFAGTGSLGIEALRRGASSAHFVEVNPRLAAALRQRLARLHLQERTRVYTLRVEQALHLLPGPYDLVLLDPPYDYPSLETFLEALVASPVVGHTTLVVVEHSKHRPLPTQFGAFRVWKQRRYGDTMLSLYTRGE
- the coaD gene encoding pantetheine-phosphate adenylyltransferase, whose amino-acid sequence is MVKALYPGTFDPVTNGHLDIIARAARLFEEVIVAVYDTPPKTLLFSTEERVAMMRTAVAEMPTVRVISFRGLVVDCARRMGTPVLVRGLRAGSDFEYEFEMALMNKKLAPEIEAVYLMSALEWQFLSASRVKEVASLGGDISSLVPPHVERALRERIAKRA
- a CDS encoding ATP-binding protein produces the protein MISSEMVRATLPSEDLDILRASLPPAPMPLAYPYLIVISGLPGSGKSTFSRLLAQRIPVLLLESDALRKALFPTPTHSPQESARLFRAIHSLIEDCLQKGIPVLLDATNLQEVHREPLYAIAERQRVPLILVWVEAPEEVVRQRLERRARREDATDLSDATWEVYQRMRASAERPRRPYIAVDTSRDITPALEKIVRLVRRLSRIR
- a CDS encoding deoxyguanosinetriphosphate triphosphohydrolase: MTLRPPLRYNSLVDIQERVRRHLIAREEGLSPYACRSAAALRDRPEPPPPWGTEFQRDRERIVQTNAFRRLKHKTQVFLAPIGDHYMTRLTHTLEVSQMGRAIARALRLNEDLVEAIALAHDLGHTPFGHVGEEVLNSLLPGGFRHAEQSLRIVEHLERQGQGLNLTRPVREGIAHHSKPRGDFLTEIAPGLTLEAQIVRLADALAYLHHDLRDALRAGVLRLEDIPPEPLAQVGLDPTQRTERLIGAVVEASWSATGEIPLPPGVSPRITLPPQMHRAVVALREFMFERVYLPLGRTPESQRARDIVALLFHHYARHPELLPQDGAPRDPPERRAADYVAGMTDQFAIMMAERLRPGIGEGIRWMRL
- a CDS encoding MerR family transcriptional regulator, which encodes MQDPILHRLGVRRPSEASFQQGVYVMRVAAQLLDMHPQTLRKYERLGLVRPVRTGSNQRLYSEADILRLRLIKHLVDEVGVNLAGVELALNLLQNLTVLREHLLSLEAQETRQHLLQLLDACLQQLAPYSFYSQKSQEEV
- a CDS encoding nucleotide exchange factor GrpE, with translation MTTLNQQPGPESHPAGLPPGPQASEVDRLRADLEEAQRERAQFKALLQRVQADFSNYRKQVEQEREAFQRQAASALLLRLLPALDDLMLAVDGLPQDATSPWAEGVRLAVRKLLATLAQAGLEPLEPVGKPFDPWEHEAVGQETSETLPPGSVLKVTRRGYKFQGRVLRPALVIVSTAQETPVTSSGGEHTHPPQ